A genomic stretch from Pochonia chlamydosporia 170 chromosome 4, whole genome shotgun sequence includes:
- a CDS encoding pyridine nucleotide-disulfide oxidoreductase, NAD-binding domain-containing protein (similar to Metarhizium robertsii ARSEF 23 XP_007821154.2) — protein MFGKLGLYARVASYILIVLGEELKYVFTTAMVRHRARFFGSTPSTERDRTIVIVGASFAGHHVARLVAGQLSPKSRYRVVVIEPNSHFQFTWVLPRFCVIKDHEHKAFIPYGKYVQCLPGVLEWIQDRVVSIDKTHVRLENSGEAIKYDYLVIATGSGVKTGLPSRVNATEKRVGVELLREVQSGIEAAQTAVVVGGGAAGVEVATDAKDLYPDKHIVLVHSRSAVMHRFGKRLQDEALEGLNRLGVEVILEDRVVDEDSVAKKVTLRSGREIACDLFLNCTGQSPCSEILTSLSPQSISANGYIKVKPTLQIDDDEFPNVYACGEVTDTETPCPNARSAMRQAATVAGNVLRVVDGKKPKYKYRHHWVDTFIKLTLGLDRSATFMGDGHSDLMFKTQDKDVTLMITSTWARMGLTPFEDEYDNKESDAKGEA, from the exons ATGTTCGGCAAGCTAGGGCTGTACGCCCGCGTTGCGAGCTACATACTCATCGTTCTAGGCGAAGAACTCAAATATGTCTTCACCACAGCCATGGTGCGTCACCGCGCACGATTCTTCGGAAGCACACCATCCACCGAGCGAGACCGTACGATTGTCATTGTCGGCGCATCCTTTGCAGGACACCACGTCGCTCGCCTAGTCGCTGGTCAATTGTCGCCTAAGAGTCGGTATCGCGTTGTGGTTATTGAGCCAAATTCCCACTTCCAATTTACGTGGGTTCTGCCACGATTCTGCGTCATCAAAGATCACGAGCACAAGGCTTTTATTCCGTATGGGAAATACGTCCAGTGTTTGCCTGGGGTGCTCGAATGGATTCAAGACCGGGTGGTGAGCATCGACAAGACGCATGTTCGGTTGGAGAATAGCGGCGAGGCAATCAAGTACGACTACCTTGTTATTGCGACTGGGTCCGGTGTAAAGACTGGTTTGCCGTCGCGCGTAAACGCCACTGAGAAGCGTGTTGGCGTGGAACTGCTTCGCGAGGTTCAGTCGGGGATTGAGGCTGCTcagacggcggtggtggtgggcggTGGTGCTGCAGGCGTTGAGGTTGCTACTGATGCGAAGGATTTGTATCCTGATAAACACATTGTCTTGGTTCATTCGCGGTCGGCGGTCATGCATAGGTTTGGCAAGAGGCTGCAGGATGAGGCGCTGGAAGGGCTCAACAGATTGGGCGTGGAGGTTATTCTCGAGGATAGAGTGGTTGATGAAGATTCTGTGGCGAAAAAGGTGACTTTGAGGTCTGGGAGAGAAATTGCCTGCGATCTTTTT CTCAACTGCACTGGACAATCTCCATGCTCCGAAATCCTCACCTCCTTATCACCACAGTCCATATCCGCCAATGGATACATCAAAGTCAAGCCGACGCTTcagattgatgatgatgagttcccCAACGTGTACGCTTGCGGAGAGGTTACAGATACTGAGACACCGTGTCCGAATGCTCGCTCGGCGATGCGCCAAGCGGCCACGGTGGCGGGAAATGTGTTGAGGGTTGTGGATGGCAAGAAGCCCAAGTACAAGTATAGGCATCACTGGGTGGATACGTTTATCAAGTTGACgcttggtctg GACCGTTCTGCAACCTTTATGGGGGATGGGCATTCGGACTTGATGTTCAAAACGCAGGACAAGGACGTCACATTGATGATTACCTCGACCTGGGCAAGAATGGGACTAACACCATTCGAGGATGAGTATGATAACAAGGAGTCGGACGCCAAGGGTGAGGCTTAG
- a CDS encoding glycosyltransferase (similar to Metarhizium acridum CQMa 102 XP_007807844.1): MKVLIHSHFPAGHTYPMQAVAQALILQGHTVTWLTSADNELRALATGANFIPTKAIAALDQPLLKSNTTGLFESPSRILRNRLLAQVADYRDALADFPADVLLVDVFPHGARALYELGEIPVYATLGVIPMYTSSLGAPLPASGGVPPVSWTGWLINAMRQVINRCWVGMLFLRPGINVQRRELGLPDLPIGEALEDFKYSPHLHIQASSLKLELNQQPGTAAHQTNTVYVGPLVTKTIHDPSKLPSWWNELPSKGKIIGITQGTLAMDPTSLIIPSIKALQEDADLTILVISPFVEAIQSHVAHSQNIHYAKWLPYDVLLPRLSLLITNGGYGSITQALSHGVPLLCAGQSEDKRDTAARVTFSGVGIDLRTDSPEVDVVRDAAYRILRDEGYGVRARKLGDELNDLGGADAAVRALEELFRHVKS; the protein is encoded by the coding sequence ATGAAAGTCCTCATCCACTCCCACTTCCCCGCCGGCCACACCTACCCCATGCAAGCCGTCGCCCAAGCCCTCATCCTCCAAGGCCACACAGTAACCTGGCTCACCAGCGCCGACAACGAACTGCGCGCCCTCGCAACCGGCgccaacttcatcccaaCAAAGGCCATCGCCGCGCTTGACCAACCGCTACTCAAGTCCAACACCACGGGCCTCTTTGAAAGTCCCAGCCGTATTCTACGCAACCGCCTGCTCGCCCAGGTAGCCGACTATCGCGACGCATTGGCTGATTTCCCCGCAGATGTGCTCCTTGTGGATGTGTTTCCCCATGGAGCAAGGGCGCTGTATGAACTCGGCGAGATACCGGTGTATGCGACACTAGGCGTTATCCCGATGTATACCTCGAGTTTGGGTGCGCCGTTACCAGCGTCAGGTGGTGTACCGCCTGTTTCGTGGACGGGATGGCTCATCAATGCGATGAGGCAGGTTATCAATCGGTGCTGGGTGGGCATGCTATTTCTAAGACCTGGGATCAACGTCCAGAGAAGGGAGCTTGGACTACCCGATCTCCCGATCGGAGAAGCATTAGAGGACTTCAAGTACAGCCCGCATTTACACAtccaagcttcatctttaAAACTCGAATTaaaccagcagccaggtACAGCAGCCCACCAAACTAACACAGTCTACGTCGGCCCCCTCGTCACAAAAACAATTCACGATCCGTCAAAGCTACCATCCTGGTGGAACGAATTACCCTCCAAAGGCAAAATAATCGGCATAACGCAAGGAACGCTCGCCATGGATCCTAcatccctcatcatcccCTCCATCAAAGCACTCCAGGAAGATGCCGACCTCACAATACTAGTGATATCTCCATTTGTCGAAGCAATACAGTCTCATGTAGCACATTCCCAGAACATACACTACGCAAAATGGCTGCCATATGACGTACTCCTCCCACGACTGTCATTGCTCATCACAAACGGAGGGTACGGCAGCATCACGCAGGCTCTGTCACATGGTGTGCCGCTCCTCTGTGCAGGACAGTCAGAAGATAAGAGGGACACAGCGGCGCGAGTGACCTTTTCAGGCGTTGGCATTGATCTGAGAACTGACAGTCCGGAGGTGGATGTTGTTCGGGACGCTGCGTATAGAATACTACGTGATGAGGGTTATGGAGTTCGGGCGAGAAAGTTGGGCGACGAGTTGAACGATCTTGGGGGTGCGGATGCAGCTGTTCGTGCGTTGGAGGAACTTTTCCGACATGTGAAGTCATGA
- a CDS encoding glycoside hydrolase family 27 (similar to Trichoderma reesei QM6a XP_006962702.1), with protein sequence MKQQIMANSWSKLLWLGYVAGGAQATNVPRDPSGKLPTLGWNSWNAYHCDINEQHFLDAAKAMVDTGLRDAGYNYVNIDDCWSEKTGRVNGHMAVNVTRFPDGLDGLSKKIHDMKLKFGIYSTAGTLTCAGYPASLEYEDVDAADFAKWGVDYLKYDNCNVPSNWQDQYIFCEEDGAKIGFNGTCSRDQNPKLAPDGYDWSKSKSAERFNRMRDALSKQDREILYNLCIWGTADVFSWGKNTAISWRMSGDISPNWGSVMHILNMNSFKMNTVDFYAHNDADMLEVGNGDLTPAETRSHFALWAAMKSPLLIGTDLQKLSADNLKILKNKYLLAFNQDDRFGKPATPYKWGVNPNWTYNSTNPAEFWAGQSKNGHLVLMLNTLGGTVKKTAKWSEIPGLGGRKYRVTDVWSGKDLGCLKEYSADVAAHDTAAILVGRRC encoded by the exons ATGAAGCAACAAATTATGGCGAATTCTTGGTCCAAGTTACTGTGGTTGGGGTATGTCGCTGGTGGTGCCCAGGCGACGAATGTGCCCAGAGATCCGTCT GGCAAACTTCCTACTCTTGGATGGAACTCTTGGAATGCGTACCATTGTGATATCAACGAGCAGCATTTCCTTGATGCGGCCAAGGCGATGGTCGATACGGGCTTGCGCGATGCCGGATACAACTATGTGAACA TCGATGACTGTTGGTCTGAGAAGACTGGGCGTGTTAATGGGCACATGGCCGTCAATGTGACCCGCTTCCCCGACGGTCTCGATGGGCTTTCTAAGAAGATTCATGATATGAAGCTCAAGTTTGGCATCTACAGCA CGGCTGGCACGCTCACCTGCGCGGGATACCCTGCCAGTTTGGAATATGAAGACGTCGATGCCGCCGACTTTGCAAAATGGGGTGTTGACT ACCTGAAATA CGACAACTGCAACGTCCCCAGCAACTGGCAAGACCAATACATCTTCTGCGAAGAAGACGGCGCCAAGATCGGCTTCAACGGCACGTGCAGCCGCGACCAAAACCCCAAACTCGCCCCCGACGGCTACGACTGGAGCAAGTCCAAGTCCGCCGAACGCTTCAACCGCATGCGCGACGCGCTCTCCAAGCAAGACCGCGAGATCCTCTACAACCTCTGCATCTGGGGCACCGCCGACGTCTTCTCATGGGGCAAAAACACGGCGATAAGCTGGCGCATGAGCGGAGACATCAGCCCGAACTGGGGCTCCGTCATGCACATCCTCAACATGAACTCGTTCAAGATGAACACTGTCGACTTTTACGCCCACAACGATGCGGACATGCTTGAGGTCGGCAACGGGGACTTGACGCCCGCGGAGACACGCTCCCACTTTGCGCTGTGGGCGGCCATGAAGTCCCCCTTGCTTATTGGCACGGATTTGCAGAAGTTGAGTGCGGATAACTTGAAGATTTTGAAGAATAAGTATCTGCTTGCGTTTAATCAGGATGATAGGTTTGGGAAGCCGGCTACGCCGTATAAGTGGGGTGTGAATCCCAACTGGACTTATAATAGTACTAATCCTGCGGAGTTTTGGGCTGGGCAGTCTAAGAATGGGCacttggtgctgatgctgaataCTCTTGGGGGCacggtgaagaagacggccaagTGGAGTGAGATTCCGGGGTTAGGTGGGAGGAAGTATCGGGTTACGGATGTGTGGTCTGGTAAGGACTTGGGGTGCTTGAAGGAGTATTCTGCTGATGTTGCTGCTCATGATACGGCTGCTATTTTGGTTGGTCGGAGATGCTAG
- a CDS encoding MFS multidrug transporter (similar to Coccidioides immitis RS XP_001249074.1), whose amino-acid sequence MSNNKKPPGGTEDPAEKSADQEAFFQTSPDAESQTTSSQDELPSREKPKISEDGKRILTEDDCYDVLGYSWPSWKKWMLLSSIFAVQVSMNFNTSVYPNNITPLSEHFQISEQAARVSQCVFLVLYAFGCELWAPWSEEFGRWPILQCSLFLVNIWQILGALAPNFGSVIVARALGGLSSAGGSVTLGMVADLYQAEDQDWAVAFVVLSSVFGTSIGPVVGGPIQKYLSWRWNFWIQLIFGAAVQAVHFFMPESRATILMDREAKRRRKSGEDPDIWGPNEVKKPRISAREVRITWIRPFEMFIREPIVLSCSLLSGFSDALIFTFQEGFHPVYEKWGFGILELAWAFIPINIGYFIAYASYFPWIMRDQRIIKTKGPEALAPEHRLKWLLFLAPLETIGLFGFAWTSMGPPESHWIAPMIFSCLIAIANYGIYMSTISYMLAAYGPYSASATGGNGFARDFLAGIAAMYSTPLYTNIDPNGRNVEYASTILACLAFVVTAPVYLIYWKGPWLREKSKFAQSLAADRKARGGRRVSEATKEQLEPQNL is encoded by the exons ATGAGCAATAACAAAAAACCGCCAGGTGGCACAGAAGATCCAGCCGAAAAGTCCGCCGACCAAGAAGCATTCTTCCAAACCAGCCCCGACGCAGAATCCCAAACAACATCAAGCCAAGACGAGCTCCCCAGCAGAGAAAAACCCAAAATATCAGAAGATGGAAAGCGCATCCTCACTGAAGACGACTGCTACGATGTCCTCGGCTACTcctggccatcatggaagaAGTGGATGCTCCTGTCGTCCATTTTCGCGGTCCAAGTCTCCATGAACTTCAACACGAGCGTGTACCCCAACAATATCACGCCGCTGAGCGAACACTTTCAGATCAGTGAGCAGGCGGCGCGGGTTTCGCAGTGCGTTTTCTTAGTCTTGTATGCGTTTGGATGTGAGCTCTGGGCGCCGTGGAGCGAGGAGTTTGGTCGGTGGCCGATTTTGCA GTGTTCGTTGTTTTTGGTGAATATTTGGCAAATTCTGGGTGCTCTTGCGCCGAATTTTGGATCTGTCATTGTTGCTAGGGCTCTT GGTGGTCTTAGTTCGGCCGGAGGCAGTGTCACGCTGGGCATGGTGGCCGATTTATATCAGGCCGAAGATCAAGACTGGGCAGTTGCATTTGTAGTCCTATCTTCTGTCTTTGGTACGTCCATCGGACCTGTGGTTGGTGGCCCAATCCAAAAGTATCTTTCCTGGCGATGGAATTTCTGGATTCAGCTCATTTTCGGAGCTGCCGTTCAAGCCGTCCACTTCTTTATGCCTGaaagccgagccaccattcTCATGGACCGAGAAGCAAAACGGAGGAGAAAGTCCGGCGAGGACCCTGACATCTGGGGCCCAAATgaggtgaagaagccgaGGATATCTGCCCGTGAAGTCCGCATTACCTGGATCCGGCCATTCGAAATGTTCATCCGCGAGCCCATAGTTCTGTCTTGTTCCTTGCTGTCCGGTTTCTCGGACGCCCTCATCTTTACCTTCCAGGAGGGATTTCACCCCGTATATGAGAAATGGGGATTTGGCATTCTCGAACTAGCTTGGGCATTTATCCCGATCAACATTGGCTACTTCATCGCATACGCGAGCTACTTCCCTTGGATCATGCGTGATCAACGcatcatcaagaccaagggACCGGAAGCTCTTGCGCCAGAGCACCGACTGAAATGGCTCTTGTTTCTCGCCCCGCTAGAGACCATCGGACTCTTTGGATTCGCCTGGACGTCAATGGGACCGCCTGAGTCGCACTGGATTGCGCCAATGATCTTCTCGTGCCTCATTGCGATTGCCAACTACGGTATCTACATGTCCACGATTAGTTACATGCTGGCTGCGTATGGACCTTACTCTGCTAGCGCAACTGGTGGCAACGGATTCGCGAGAGACTTCTTGGCTGGCATTGCTGCCATGTACTCCACGCCTTTGTATACCAACATCGACCCGAATGGACGGAATGTCGAGTATGCCAGCACGATTCTTGCCTGCCTGGCATTTGTGGTCACGGCTCCCGTGTACCTGATTTACTGGAAGGGCCCTTGGCTGCGCGAAAAGTCCAAGTTTGCGCAGTCTCTTGCGGCGGATAGAAAGGCAAGAGGTGGACGGCGAGTATCTGAAGCCACGAAGGAGCAGTTGGAGCCGCAGAACCTGTAA
- a CDS encoding siderophore iron transporter (similar to Aspergillus oryzae RIB40 XP_001818627.1), with amino-acid sequence MATETNAVVSDDKHIPSDSASASPSEDVPVSNVGNVVQSQGVTRMEAVYREAKENRKTFYLVGISVLVCAWAYSLDSSTTSYYSIDASGYYKQHSSVLSTLSIATSIIGAVAKPFIAKISDITSRPYTYTLALFFYTVGYIVAATSTSVSAYIVGEVFVAIGGSGLDLTNDIIVADLTPLEWRGFVSSLLSTPFIINTWFAGKIVDAITARNQWRWGYGMFAIIMSAALGPAIITLIYLDRRAKKNGIVNMASSNAARRAARDLASEEGKEAPHGVVVAPAAASSETWGQVLMRNFHEIDAFGLILLGFGWSLLLLPFSLKTYAQHGWRNPSLIAMMVVGGLLLIAYVVYEIKFAKMPSAPRRLIFNKTFIMAVIIDSFYMLAGQMRGLYWSSYVLIAKPWSHQDWVYYGNTLTLALCIFGVVAGLIQRWTHRYKALQLFGLCLKIIGMGILLDGRRATNNTAAMVISMVMIGAGGAFSVVGSRVASQAAVPHQDVALAISLLALWSKIGSAIGSAVVAVIWSSQMPGLLREHLPASATEKDVKKIFNNVKAVRELYPFGSPMREGVVEAYRRTLYYALAPALALAFIPLVAACFQTNFYLGKQQNAVTNVGNDGLPVKEREGEHVKSKKDAFLKFWAGK; translated from the exons ATGGCCACCGAAACAAACGCCGTCGTCTCAGACGACAAACACATCCCATCAGACTCGGCATCCGCCTCTCCGTCAGAAGACGTACCCGTCTCCAATGTCGGCAATGTAGTACAATCCCAGGGCGTAACACGCATGGAAGCCGTATATCGTGAGGCCAAAGAAAACCGCAAGACATTCTACCTCGTCGGCATATCTGTGCTCGTCTGCGCGTGGGCATACTCCCTCGACTCATCCACCACGAGCTACTACAGCATCGACGCATCAGGCTACTACAAGCAGCACAGCAGTGTGCTCTCCACACTCTCCATAGCAACTAGCATCATTGGTGCGGTGGCGAAGCCCTTCATCGCCAAGATTTCAGACATCACCTCCCGGCCGTATACTTACACGCTTGCCCTGTTCTTCTACACGGTGGGATATATTGTTGCCGCGACGTCGACCTCTGTGTCTGCGTATATTGTGGGCGAGGTGTTTGTGGCGATAGGCGGCTCGGGCTTGGATCTCACGAATGATATTATTGTTGCGGATTTGACGCCCCTTGAGTGGAGGGGCTTTGTGAGCTCCCTGCTTTCCACGCCGTTTATTATTAATACTTGGTTTGCGGGCAAGATTGTCGATGCTATTACCGCGAGGAATCAGTGGAGGTG GGGATATGGTATGtttgccatcatcatgtccgCGGCTCTTGGACCGGCCATCATTACACTCATCTACCTTGACCGACGGGCCAAGAAGAACGGTATTGTGAACATGGCGTCTAGCAATGCTGCCAGACGAGCAGCCAGGGATCTTGCCTctgaagaaggcaaagaagcgCCTCACGGTGTAGTCGttgctcctgctgctgcatccTCCGAGACTTGGGGCCAGGTGCTCATGAGGAACTTTCATGAGATTGACGCCTTTGGCCTTatccttcttggcttcgGATGGTCCTTACTGCTGCTGCCGTTCTCATTAAAAACGTACGCCCAGCACGGATGGCGCAACCCCTCGCTGATTGCGATGATGGTTGTAGGAGGATTATTGCTCATTGCGTACGTGGTGTATGAAATCAAATTCGCCAAAATGCCAAGCGCACCACGAcgcctcatcttcaacaagacgttcatcatggccgtcaTCATTGACAGCTTCTACATGC TGGCCGGTCAAATGCGCGGCCTCTACTGGTCTTCATAcgtcctcatcgccaaaccATGGAGCCACCAAGACTGGGTATACTACGGCAACACGCTCACTCTCGCACTCTGCATCTTCGGCGTGGTAGCCGGCCTCATCCAGCGCTGGACGCATCGCTACAAAGCCCTCCAGCTGTTTGGCCTGTGTCTCAAAATCATCGGCATGGGCATCCTCCTCGACGGCCGGCgcgccaccaacaacaccgccgccatgGTAATCTCCATGGTCATGATTGGCGCGGGCGGTGCCTTCTCCGTCGTCGGATCTCGAGTAGCGTCGCAGGCCGCCGTGCCGCATCAGGACGTTGCTCTTGCGATATCCCTCCTCGCGCTGTGGTCCAAGATTGGGAGCGCGATAGGGAGTGCCGTCGTCGCGGTGATTTGGTCGTCCCAAATGCCGGGTCTGCTTCGTGAGCATTTACCCGCGAGTGCGACGGAGAAGGACGTCAAGAAGATTTTTAATAATGTCAAGGCTGTGAGGGAGTTGTATCCGTTTGGGTCGCCTATGAGGGAGGGTGTTGTGGAGGCGTATAGGAGGACGTTGTATTATGCGTTGGCGCcggcgttggcgttggcgtttATCCCGCTTGTGGCGGCGTGTTTTCAGACGAACTTTTATTTGGGGAAGCAGCAGAATGCGGTTACGAATGTTGGCAACGATGGGCTGCCTGTTAAGGAGAGAGAGGGTGAGCATGTGAAGAGTAAGAAGGATGCGTTTTTGAAGTTTTGGGCTGGAAAGTAG
- a CDS encoding SAM-dependent methyltransferase (similar to Metarhizium acridum CQMa 102 XP_007815217.1), with product MSSFNPLPAEAANKIASYAILDDPKHIDIEIGQAEHRIKLINSWQIPQGSKVLEIGCGQGTTTAVLAEAVGPNGHVDAVDPGPPDYGAPFTLAQAQAHLSAGPVGDRITWHNAEPVKFLGDNPGQKWDYVVLAHCIWYFDGPDTLDKMLAALKGRAAKLLVAEYALTAREKAAVPHVMAAIARATLEAHNKGSEANIRCLLGPLNIKDAAKRGGWELEKEDVVVPEVGLLDGSWEIGTVKSKWFLGEIDKYIKDVTLRTTLLSAREAVIGAVGLLDGEKVRTMDVWVSRFN from the coding sequence ATGTCGTCCTTTAACCCCCTTCCGGCTGAAGCCGCCAACAAAATCGCCTCGTACGCCATCCTCGATGACCCCAAACACATCGACATTGAAATTGGCCAGGCAGAACACCgcatcaagctcatcaactcaTGGCAAATCCCGCAAGGGAGCAAAGTCCTGGAAATCGGCTGCGGCCAGGGAACAACCACCGCTGTCCTTGCCGAAGCCGTCGGTCCCAACGGCCATGTTGACGCCGTAGATCCCGGCCCTCCGGACTATGGCGCGCCATTCACACTTGCCCAGGCGCAGGCTCACCTGTCTGCCGGTCCTGTCGGTGACCGAATTACATGGCACAACGCCGAGCCCGTCAAGTTCCTGGGCGATAACCCCGGCCAGAAGTGGGATTACGTGGTATTGGCACACTGTATCTGGTACTTTGACGGGCCGGACAcgctggacaagatgctAGCTGCGTTGAAGGGGCGTGCTGCGAAACTCCTGGTTGCGGAGTATGCGCTCACTGCGAGGGAGAAGGCTGCTGTGCCACATGTCATGGCTGCTATTGCTCGTGCTACGCTTGAGGCGCATAACAAGGGGAGCGAGGCTAATATTCGCTGCCTTTTGGGCCCGTTGAACATTAAGGATGCTGCGAAGAGGGGTGGGTGGGAGcttgagaaggaggatgttgttgttccGGAGGTAGGACTCCTGGATGGATCGTGGGAGATTGGGACTGTGAAGAGTAAGTGGTTTTTGGGGGAGATTGACAAGTACATCAAGGATGTGACGCTCAGGACTACGCTGCTCTCGGCGAGGGAGGCCGtcattggtgctgttggatTGTTGGACGGCGAAAAGGTTAGGACTATGGATGTTTGGGTTTCTCGGTTTAATTAG
- a CDS encoding glycosyltransferase family 69 (similar to Trichoderma reesei QM6a XP_006967808.1), whose protein sequence is MSRRLNLLTPPLILFFIFAFTFYIRRDQLLQPLTLTRHDGGIPSRPSWSLVEDGAILPSSNITQYLGAIFNAQSSTLPNLECPAINTTRYDALKVKGFSGPATKYFFALNLRQNLVLLPRLIGSIVEASRFLGPEHCTLSIVEGNSPDGTADVLSALRPALESVGITYYLKSSEIDPSEDDRIGRLARLRNLALAPLFDVPGKATKDTTVVFLNDVSACAEDILELLHQKKSLGADMTCAMDWTHAAKDPTFYDVWVARSIDGDSFFDIPPNGSWDSAWNIFWNAEKTRTRFLDKRPFQVFSCWNGATAFTAEPIIKQTVRFRSANEAAGECMQGEPQLFCKDLWAKGYRKIAVIPSVNLEYSIEKGKMIKEAKGFTSDNVANQDAAGDKIDWKGDPPEKVKCMPTWGNQYWQLWNETLK, encoded by the exons ATGTCTCGCAGGTTAAATTTACTTACACCCCCTTtaattctcttcttcattttcgCTTTCACTTTTTATATAAGGAGAGATCAGCTGCTACAGCCCCTAACGTTGACTCGACATGACGGTGGCATCCCGAGTCGGCCAAGCTGGTCACTTGTCGAGGATG GTGCCATTCTACCCTCGTCCAATATTACCCAGTATCTTGGGGCAATTTTTAATGCACAATCATCCACGTTACCAAATCTTGAGTGCCCTGCGATCAACACAACACGATACGATGcgctcaaggtcaagggcTTTTCAGGCCCTGCAACCAAATATTTCTTCGCACTAAACTTGCGACAAAATCTCGTCCTGCTGCCTCGACTCATTGGCAGTATAGTTGAAGCAAGTAGATTCCTTGGCCCAGAGCATTGCACCTTGTCCATTGTCGAGGGCAACTCCCCGGATGGTACTGCAGATGTTCTGTCTGCACTTCGGCCAGCGCTGGAAAGCGTTGGAATAACATACTATTTGAAATCGTCGGAAATAGATCCTAGCGAGGATGATCGGATTGGCCGCCTTGCGCGGCTGCGAAATCTGGCTTTGGCACCTCTCTTTGATGTCCCTGGAAAGGCGACGAAGGATACGACTGTTGTATTTCTAAACGACGTATCTGCCTGTGCCGAAGATATACTAGAGTTGCTTCACCAGAAGAAATCCCTTGGCGCCGACATGACATGCGCAATGGACTGGACtcatgctgccaaagacCCAACCTTCTATGATGTGTGGGTTGCTCGCAGCATTGATGGAGATTCCTTTTTCGACATTCCGCCGAATGGAAGTTGGGATTCTGCGTGGAATATATTCTGGAACGCGGAGAAGACCCGAACTCGATTCCTTGACAAGCGACCTTTCCAGGTATTCTCTTGTTGGAACGGTGCCACAGCCTTCACTGCCGAACCCATTATCAAGCAGACGGTTCGCTTTAGATCAGCAAACGAAGCAGCTGGCGAGTGCATGCAGGGGGAACCGCAACTGTTTTGTAAAGATTTATGGGCCAAAGGCTACCGCAAGATCGCTGTTATACCATCAGTCAACTTGGAGTATTCGATTGAAAAGGGAAAGATGATTAAAGAAGCCAAGGGCTTTACTTCAGACAATGTGGCAAACCAAGACGCCGCCGGAGACAAGATAGACTGGAAGGGTGATCCGCCTGAGAAAGTTAAATGCATGCCAACTTGGGGAAACCAATATTGGCAGCTGTGGAATGAGACGTTGAAATGA